GAAAGGGGAGAGTTTTTACAGACTGtaatagatattttaatttgataTACAATCTCCGGTCTGACTAGTGGAAGAACTAAAATAGGCTGATGTTTTAATTAAGCAGTATCACACAAGAGGGAATGCTGTAGTCTTGATATTACAGcgacctcaagtgtgatattgcttttatataacagttccacaaacgCCATTTACTtgtcaacagattatgatttgttgatttatttaaccTGTTATAAATACTTCTGTGACTAGTGGAAATAACTAACCATAAGTTGCAGAACTGACAGGACAgttaattaacaggggtgaaagtagttttaaattcttaaggTAGCCAAAATAtgaagagaataaaccatggaggtggtggaccgTCCTGAAAATCCTACAagatttactttacatttccACATAGTCTGATTTAGAATACATCAGACCTTTTAGTTTCCAGAGTTGAATCTCAAATATATTCCACACGTCAAATAGTGCCTTCGATCGGGACAAAACAAAATGGACATTTCAGTGGCAATTCAGACGATGACAAGTGTTGTTTATGATGGCCACGTtgtcagatgtgtttttttgacGAAAGTGCTTCCGTTACTGGGTTTGATTGTaagttttggcaggcagctgctctctgatCAATATGGCGGACCACACCGATCTACTTTCAACCATGCCGCAATCAACAGTGTTATTAATAAGTGTTAGAACACCTATGAGGCAGTAATagaggtagtccccgacttaggaacattcgagttacaaatttCTGCAGTTACAAACGTCCCGCGGTTCTACTACTGGTTTAATCACAGAAGGAGCTCACATGTTTTTTACAAATGAGTTGTTCTCACCGATTACAGTGAATCAGTCCGGAAGGACagtgatagaaaatggctgtcctgtaaagctgtcctgatgaaTAATCCTTATTTTAGAAAATCCCcaacaatacagtggaaaacagctctaagacaaAATGGCGCCTGTGATTCCCCTcgtgatttaaaggcgcagagacaacatttcactgtgagatttATTTTCGTAGGCGCGATTAAGGTTTTTGCCCACATGATGGCAGCGTgaggaaaggggacagatttagtcaagtgaatTTGTATGCTTCACGTTTTATGTTCATGTCcaaggcgtataagactcactttgtcagacttgagaacaaatcagacttatgaacatgctaatggaacagaactcgttcgtaagtcagggactacccgTATAGTTAACATCCCAATGCTGTTGTGCTTTGTAGCAGCACTCATGGAATGTCTCTTATCCAATCAGTTTACTCATTCAGAATTAACAGTTTTAAAGGATCACTTGACAGCATTTATTCTTCCCACTTTAGAAGATAGTAGTGTGAACCTCAAGCACTGCTGCCACAAAccagacatacacacaaacatatttaaaatatattttatatatatataattttaaacctgactttaaatggtaaattgtgtgtgtttagtcctCGTCTCTGTGTCTGGCTGGTATCCACGCCGGTGTTGTGTCAAACACGCTAGGAGGCCGTGTCAGCGTAGTGAGCAGTACAGGCATCCCGCACTATGATAGCACACTGGCCAACAACGTCACATCTGTAGGGTGAGTATCCACTGGTTTATTACAGACAGTCTTTTATTTTCCTTCGCCGTCACGCTTTCCACTCGCTGCCTTTTTACAAGTGGCTCTATATATCCTAGATGCAACATTTTTACTCCTGCTTTGTCCTTGTGTTCTCCTGCATTATCAGTCAACAGACAAATTGATTGATTTCCGTAGTCGTGCCTTCAATCTTCATGTTTATCTCTTTCTGTCCCCAGAGGGAACCTCTCCCCCAGTCTCTTCACCTTTAGAACCAGCGGTAAGTCTGCCCGAGATATCAGAGCACGTCCTGGGCCCCTTTCATTACTAAGCCTGCACAATATATtgctctcttcttttttttttttaaatactgataTTGCACAGAGTTATAATATGCAAATGAGCCCTtgaataaacagctaaaataatttaTCGTGTCCTATAAGCGTCCTGACCAGCATAAGTCATTTTAGGTACAGGTTTACAGGATACAATAAATCGAAATAATTTTGGTCTGTCTTTAACCTGATCCCATCTCCGGTGCGTCCGTAATAAACGGAAGGTTTATCACAATAGCAATCCATCACGATATAATGACAATTTGATGTGTTGTCCAGCTGTGCAGCTGCACTGATAACTCCTACCAAGTTATCTTTCTGTTTCTGTACACCTGAGTGTGTATTCCTCTGTGGAGAGATCGGGCAGGGGTATGCACAATCATCGACCTCCGCTCAAGAGACTTGAAGTACTCAACCTCTTACTGTAACGTCTAACAAGGTTAGAGATGGCTCGTTTCTAAAAGAATTCAGCTCCTTTATATTCCTAGTGCATGCGCAATTCCCTCTTCACTTCAGAATATAGGTTTATTGACAACAGGTCACAATTCAGGCCTGCCAATCTTTCGCATTTTGCATCTGAGCTCTGCATTTTAACATCTGAGTATGCGGTCGATGAAGATTCTCAGTTGTCCAAGTGAAGTCgtctggaagttgagtcatgtcagcTGGACCTCTTTTTTCGTAGGTTTGAAATGTTCGTCCAAGTAGCTACTTTAGCCTGAGAACGGACATTTAAGTATGCTGGAACTCAGACACAACAAAGTATACCAATCAAGTGTTTTTCTTAAAGGGAAAGTTTGGATTTAATCAGAATTGACAGGCATGCAAGTATGTTATAATAGGTCTTGGTTGTTATAAAggttcctgctctgcacacggACCACCAAGAAGACATCAGGGTTACCCTTATTGATAGCTCCGCTTATCCGTATGGTTATTTCTTTtgacagaaaaaggaaaattttGTACTTAGTCCACTATAAACTAAAAGGTTTGCACTTAGTTTAGCCTAGTGGGACTGCAGAGATTTTAATATGACCCctaagactctttttttttttttttttttaaacacagaacaAGGGTTGTTAAATTTGGCCCCAATTACTTACGTTTTACTTTCGCACCGGGTGACAAACTTCAAGGTCGTTGGGTGGCGAGGGGGTCAAGGGGGTGTTTGGAAAACTTTACAATAATTGACACTGCTGGGAAGCCCCACTCTCTTGCCCTATTTTTATAAGTTATATAGTCAACATcatgtgaaatatatatatatatatcagacaCCACATTGGAGGGCTGTACCAGAACTAATGCAAAACCAGGAATAACTTTTTATTACCTAGGTCATTCAAATTGCACATGTTAATAAAGTAACTCTTATTTACAAAAGTGGAACtcaaaataagataaataatagggtgttttcacattatGGTCCAGGCATCGTTTCCAAAAACACTTGACCGCAACGCATCGTTTCTTGCTTGGGCACCGTTCCCAAGTCCTCTAGAAAAGCTGGtcgaatcagatatggaagccaaCCGTACCTGGATGCAACGTCATCAGTGCCGTCTGTCTTCTTAGAAACCCCAGTGCGTGTGTAGCACGCGACAATCTCACGACCATCGTTGAACTCGGCTCTCGAATCCTTATTGAAAATCCCCTTTGTGACAAAGGATGGTCTCTCAATGATCAACAGAAATAACACTGTTGACGagagcaatgtgcacagatagatagacaaacCACACGGTGACGGGCCATCGACTGAGACAAAGAGGATTCGAGAACTGATGCATCGTTTGTGGCTGAGACAATGTTGAGTAGTACCTTTTATATAGAGGAAAAGTTACTCCACCAACATGTGCAATCTAAGTGACCcaattaataaaagtaaaaatgggATTTGcctacttttgcattactttcggGACAGCCTTCATACCTCAAAAGTGTAGCTACAGTAGATAAGAAAAATCAGACGGAAAACTTTAGGGCTATTGAATCGAATTGATTTGGAAAATCACAGTGCTCGAAAAAACAAATCGCATCAAGAGTCTGTCTTCGATTCACAGCTCTAATGGGAAAACTATTTTCACGGTCTCTACAAGGGACATTAGACAAGTAATTTGTTTAAGGATTATATAGAATATTgtgttatgttttttctttttttttttccccgcgCCTTTTCACTGTGCTTAACCCCCAAGCTGAAATTGTTCATCCTAGAAATGAAGCTGTGCGCAGTGGAAGGCCGGGTTACtttatctgatttttttccatACAATAGTAGAGTGGTTAACCTTACGGTGAACATGGGGAACACATctgattatatatattgttagtACGAATCAGAACTGCGgaaaaaagtcagaaaaaaagACCACTGAAATCACACAGTTTAAAACTGGCTAAAACACTCCGTCTAACCTGCCAATAGCTCTCACTTAGAGGAGTGCAGAGAGGATGAGGTGTCTGTGGCATAGTTTTACTAGATGCTGCTGCTGATGGAGGCAAGTCATTTGCCAGTTTGCTGCTGGCACTGGCATTTACAAAAGGAATTTGTAAATGGGAGCCGCCTTACATTTATTCCCagagaaacacacatacacacacacacacacacacacacacaagcaacaaTATAGTCTGAgtgagagctttttttttttttttgcatacttgAATCAGGAGTATAATGTTCACACTTCTGCGCCAATCATTTTAGAGCTAATCTAGGTACAGTATTTGAAAATAAGGAAGCATTTCTGTGCCCTTATGGGTTACTTTCGTTGTTTCTAGGGTGCTACGGTACGCTTGGCCTGGAGTCAGGGGTGATCAGTGATTCTCAGATCTCTGTCTCATCTGTGTGGGAGTGGAGTCGTCACGGCGACAAGCCTTCGTTGTGGGCGCCTTCGGGGGCACGGCTTAAAAAGCCCGGGCTTCCCTGGGCAGCCGCAAGCAGCGACACAAAACAGTGGGTACAGGTGGACCTGAAGAAAAAGAAACGAGTAACaggtgagagaaagaaagagaggatgGTAAGCAAGTCCGAAGTGATGATGCTAAAAACCTGTTCGCTTTCTTATGCAGGAATCATCACCACTGGCTCCGCCTTACATGATTACCAGTTTCATGTGTCAGCCTATCGAGTGCAGTACAGCACTGACGGACAGGACTGGACAGCCTATCAGGAAGCGGGCTCAAATCAAGACAAGGTAtatgaatctgtgtgtgtgtttaaattctGTACCAAATGTCGCGACTTTACAGACTGCGTGTTTCAGCAAATAGCATTAAGTGCACTCGCTCTTCATTAATAATGCATAGCCATCAGTTGGCAGAGAGCTTAACGAGGAGCTCATTGATTGGCTGCATTTAAGTGGAGGGTTGTAAACCATTGTTCTGGCAGTGATGTAATACCGTGCCGAGGGGGCCAATAGCATTGACTGAACCGGGGGGGAATAAATGGTAAATCTATTCAGTCTTTTCTGTTTAAATCAACAATACAAATGGCTCAACTGCGTACCGACACGAAGTCATCGATTTCCCGACTGAAACAATGACGCTTAGTTGACTTGACTTTGCTTAAGGGCGAATATTCGCTTGTCCTTGGTCACTGATCAAGCGTGTTCATGACAGGTCTTCCAAGGAAATACCAACTACCTTCAGGAAGTCCGGAACAACTTCATCCCGCCCATTGAAGCGCGCTTCATCAGAGTTACCCCTGTGCAGTGGCATCAGAGGATCGCACTGAAGATGGAGCTTCTCGGGTGCCAAGTACCCGCAGGTGGGATGTCTGATTTAAGGGAGAGGTATCGGATAAGACGGTCGAGTCTGACCTCTcaactgctttttattttttttctattcttcaGCGACTCCACGGATGTTCAATCCTGTACCTGGTTATCCCAAAAGGAACACCGTGCCACCACTACAGGAGCGGACGACGTACACGCCCAATGTCCGGAACACCACCGTACCTCCACACTCTCATAACGGTGAGAATGTACCGGTCTGCTGCCAACTCACAAAGACAAAATTTTCCCCAAAACAAAGTCGTTTTCTCATCATCTTCCAGCGATGTAATAAGTGCTCTTATGTTGCGCATGTGTTCCAGAGGTGGCGCTAGTGGCCGTGTTGGTTCCCGTGCTGGTGGTGGTTCTGACGGCTCCAGTGGCGCTGCTCGTGTGCGCGTGGCTGTGGAAGAGCAGGTTAGTTCACCGTTCATCTCATTTAAATCAGAGAATAAAGCAGTAAAAGACTCTAGTGAGACTGATGTGATGGCGAGCGGTGTGACAGTATTGTGTCGTTACTGTGATGTGTTACTTCTCAGCTTTAATAAAGGTGCCATTAGTTATGACACTGACAAACAGTTTACACGATGAATTGCTGACTTGGAATTCTATTTTCGTTGCAGCTGCTTAATTCCTCTTCCTTTTCATTTCGGCATAAATATACGGTTGGGTACAAAAGTTTTTTATACCTTTAGGACAAATTGTGAGAAAGGCTGTTTGTTATTTTGGCGGGAAtacttaatataaataatttttaaaaatgacccgtcacattactgtatgttaagATACTTCAGAATGgaggacatttttattttgtagataAATTGTAAAATCTTTCTGCCAGAAACCATGGGAATGCTTTTTCCAGTTAAATGTTTCTTTGTTGGTGTCAATAGTGGTTtcgttttttcattttaattgacACCATAGCGAAACACTTAACTAAAAAAGTTAGCAATCCCATGGTTTCtggcagaaaaaaataacaatttatctacaaaaaaaaaaaaaaatcttctccaTCCTGCATATACAGAGTCAGGCAAAAAAGTGACACTTCagaattttttatatgtatatattttaatttaagttatatattgatttatatgattgttaatattattataatataatatacctCATACtatttatcttttctttaagcatgtatgtattttttctgAATGTACAGTTTATTCCTATTGTTTCGTTTCACAGAGGTTTAAATGTTCGTAGATAAGTAAAAAATTTATCTTACGAACATTAAAACAGTGTACTTAGTCACATGATTAGAGATCATTATAATATTTGGGACAGAAACATAACACAGAGCAGAAAATGTCAGTAATCACACCCAAATTCTCTCACGTTCACAACAATACTCCGTATGATACGCAGTGAACTGCTTATATGAATGTTtgtgacctaaaatagaaaGATTGAATGGAAAGATTTTACTagaatttaagaaaaaattCACTAGAAGAATACAATTAAACTAGAGACAGAATTTccaataaaaatatgtaattcattaaaaaaaaaaaatcttataataGAAGATTATAAATGCCGATGTACATAGATGGAATATAGAAATATTTATCTACAACATAAACAAGGTACTCCATCCTGAGAATTTGTCCTAAGGGTATGCAAACTTTTGTACCCAAtcgtatatatatttatgccaaaatgtaaaGAAAGAGGAGTTACGCAGCTGCttcataaatagattttaattccCAAGTCAGCAATTCCTTGTGTAAACgttacaaataaaatcgaaataaaacagaaatatatcatgataaataaattacactgaATGAGCGAAGTGTAATTGTGAACTGATgggtataaaaatatagaagggTATAAAATATCTGGTCCGTGGGTCTGCCGGCGACAGTGTGAAAATTGAAACATGgattatgaaatgaaatgatgtgtGTGACATCAGCAGTGTTATTGTCCATGTTCCAAAGTGCCTcgtttactgtatgtgcaaaacaaaaaatgtgcaaCATATGAGCcgtgtgtgaatgtgcagtGTGGTGAGTAATGTCCTCCCTCATGACCCTGATGTATAAGCAGGaatgcagggtgtgtgtgtgtgtgtgtgtgtgtgtgtgtgtgtgtgttcatagtGTGAATGAAACAAAAGCAAATCCAGTCGTTTAGTCCTTTGTGTTGTTCTGGTTGAGGGCCTGAATATCCTGCGGGaagatgtctgtctgtgttggccttcagggagcagaaatACTTTTTACGGAACAGAGAGATCGGTCCATTGTTGGGGGGGCTGAGGTCCTTGACCATCATCCtagccttggtccagcaccgcttgctgtagcgCAGttcaggttgtgatgtttcccgtcagtaAGCTCTCTCTAATTAGTAGCAGATTCTGCAAGTctgtacctaaaaaaaaataaataaattaaaaaaaaacttctatttattttatcccAGGTTTCTACCTAATTTATTTGTAGGCAGTTCTCCCCGGTCTCTCTGGGAGGGCAGAGACTGGCTTCTTCGAGACACGTtacaccagccaatcacagcttTTTTCGAACCGCTGCTCAGTCAACGTTGGGGAACGGCGTAACTCTTTCAGAGTAAAGCGCTTCAGCGTCAGAGCACAGATGGCCATGATTGTCCAGTGTCGCTATGATTGATTTGAGGGAGTGGGCATGCCATCCATCCACCTGTCCTGGCTACTGATGGCATCAGCCGAGGATTAAACCCGCGATGGGGTCAACGCGCTTCCGTTCCGCATAGACGCcccaacaatttttaataaaagttctCATAGGACATCTGTGTAAAAGATGCAGATCATGTGATTACTTTTATAGGGtatttattttgcacatttttttctcccaaaagCATTTAACGAGTCTTATTTCATGTACCGTGCATGCACAGAATTTAACGagtaaaaaaatccaatttaacatttaataaggAAAAGACTGCGggataaaaaaaagcactgatGCTTGAGACCAGCCGTAATAAAGTGAACCAGTGTCATGTTGGATCACTGAGACCTGGTTCAGATGTCGTGTTGCGAGTGCAGAGCAGGGATTCAGCTAACAGGTTTAGCATGGAAGTGTTAAAGGAGAGAACCCGAGTGCTGCTTTGAATTCGACCGAGTGTGtatcatttacagtacagaagCGTTGTGCTGTCCAGCTAAGCTAAAGATTTGATTTACTTCaagttgttttgtcttttttattcttttaaaggaAAAGTCCTGAAGTGACGTATGACCTTCCACACTGGGACCGCACAGGTACTGTTCACACCGACTATACTGGCTGATGTGCGCAGGCTTTAAGTGAACATATGCTAACACTCGATTATCTGGAtttggtggtttttttttttttttagtgtggtGGAAGAGCATGAAGCAGCTGTTGCCGTCTAAGCTGGATGGCGAGGAGTGCGTGCGCTACAGCGCCACGGCACGAGCTGAGCACCAGAGACCACGGGTGGAACCTGCAGGTACAGAAACGTTCCACAGGATTGTGCAGTCATCCATTGTGTTAGCTTGTCAATAATGTGCTCAACTTATCTCTCTTAGAATATGCTCAGCCTTTGGTAAGCGGTACCATGGCCTCCCTGGGTCAGAGGTCAACATTTAAGCCTGAAGAAGGAGCCGACCCCGAGTACGACGCCCCCTTGACCCCTGAGCAATATCACGCTTATGCTGAACCGCTTCCCGCATCCGGAACGGAGTACGCCATTCCCATCACCATCGACAGAGCCAATCACATATCAGGGGGCACGCTGCCTTTCCGAGGGCGGGGATTAGTAGCGCGGACGGACAGCGACCATTCAGGGAGCTCCATGTACGACACGCCTAAAAGCACATCCGACCAAACGGCGTGTCCGGACGGCCAGATTTACCAGGTGCCTCAGAATACCAACAGTTCACCGTGCCAGGAAATAGACTGAGCAACAACTGCGAAGCGTCGTGCTCGAGCCTTTCGATTCCGAGATGGACTCGGACAAGTGTGCATGTCTGGAAGTGCATGTTTGTTTGAGCTAAGAGCTGTATGTGCAGACGTCAGAGTTTCTAGTCTCCTCAGTATGCCATAGCAGTCCTATCACTGAAGCAACACCAGGAACGAGTTAGGCAGGGAGGCTGTTACACTACTGGtttaggttgtgtgtgtgtgtgtgtgtgtgtgtgtgtgtgtgtcttgtgttcGTGAATGTTCTCTGATGTTAAACTGTGAGTCCCTGCACATTTGCTTTCATGCTGAGAGGAATCAGTCTTACTCACAGGCTCTATTTCACAACTTGGTGCATGCTCATGGTGGGttacactgtttatttttttacctgcaCCAAAAGTGAAACAATATTTCTCTTTGTTCTGTCATTgcagaaaggttttttttttccccctgccgTTCAAAAGTACCTTCTTAAATTCCTGGTTCATTAATAACCTATATGTTTAGGCTATTAGTTTGGGTGGGGGATCTACTTTTAAAAGCGTTCTTATCACTGTCTATGaaaaagcatgtttttattttgttttgtttttgtttttttttagtcggCTCTCACACCTCAAAAACCTGTCactgttcagaaaaaaaaaaaaatatgtatatataattttttcatattactttcCTGCTGAGATATGACAGCTATGTGGAGCGCCAACCCCACTAGCAGATCGTGCCTAAAATCTCCAGCGCTCATGGATGCACTGTTGTCATAGATACACTGTTGCCTTGGGGCGCCTTGCCGAATGTGACAATTTCGTGCTGAATGAAAATAAAGTACGACATAAAGATGCCACCACGCTTGCCATTAAGTAAGTACACCCGACTATGTCCTGGAACGCCGATAAACTACGATGCGCTCTGATAAGCATCGTCCGGTTCTAATATCACACCAAACTGTTACCCTGAGATGTACTTCGATGTGTGATTTACTGCAAGAGCATCGAATCAGGCCACAGAGCGTAAAAAAGTCTGTTTTATGGTACTAACATGTCCTTGTTCAGTTCAACGTTAACCAAAGCAGAAGCGCCATCACTGAGACGTCCATcatggtgtatgtgtgtgtgtgtgtatgatctTTCTTAGCGTCTGATTTATTATACACAAATTTGGATGGTGTCGATGCGACTGTTTCTTTGTCTGTCATGTGCACTGTAGTCATAATTGTGgatgtgtgtggatgtctgtCTGCTATTCACTGTAAGTGGTTTCTGAATTAAGGTTCGTACTGTAGAGTGACTGTAAAGAATGACTGTATAGAAAATTGctaagttttaataaaaatgtgattaCAGATTGTGGTGTGAGAGAGTGTACAGTTATGTAAGCATGGCTGagcaatataatatatacaatataataaaaaaaaacaaaaaaaaaaaaaattcccatcagtaacccacagcatCAAGCGATTGAACCACCACTGCTCTATTGAGTAGGTTCACTACGCCACCAAAACTGTGATGCACAGTGTGTTCTGGCACCTTCCTATTAGAACCAGCTTTAACTTTTTCATCAATGTGAGCTACAATAgcacttctattggatcagacttcACGGGCCAGCCTAAGCTCCCCACATGCACAGGTTAAACACACAGAGGGCTGTTTTGGTCACAAAAGTGGGGTTGTTATGCAGAATAAGATGCAAAAGAAGATAATGCAATAACCTCAATTATTGCTCATACTCATTGCATtaattaggcaggtggtcataatgttatggctggtcagtgtaatattgctttaaatattaattttagattCTGGTTTATAGTATATAGAGCAGtattgaaagtgtgtgtgtgtgtatatatatatatatatatatatatatatatatatatatatatatatatatatatatattccccccaACAATAGTTTATCATCCATTTTTAATGCTAATTCATTGCACTCTTTATACAGCTTATCTTGTACAGTTGTACAGAATAGCAGGGGACCTAGAGCCTAGGAAGCCAAGGGAACTTGGTGCACAATGTGGGGTACACTTTAGATGTGCTATCACaaggcacaagcatgcacacatacacacactatgggcaatttgaaaacgccaagtagaacatgcaaactccacacacgcaGACCTGGGGTGGTGCTacccactatgccactgtgccgcctctctcttaaaaaaaatatagaaatatatatatatatatatatcactcgAGTATTTTGTTGTCAGATTGTGAGCAAATTGTGGAAATTTTAACAATGATGTTGATATATTTGTCATATCACCCACTCATATCGGAAGATGCCTATGAGGcttaaataaagtataaaacttTCTTCTGCCTGAAAACAGATCTGAGACACTattcattaaaacaatgttcAGCACAGCAATGCAGCTGCACTTTAGCCAAAGTAATGTTTCACTGCCTGAACTGAGGTCATGTTTCAGCTGACCTCTACTGGAGAGAAGCAGGAACTAAAGCTGGGCCTTTGATGACGCGGCACTTATCGTGTGCTACATAGTGTAATACTGCAGTGCACTTTTCAGAAACTTCCAGCACAAGCTAGCtgcttaaatgatttaaatatatatatatatataaaacttatttttcttttagctCGACTTTATAACATGGCATATCGTATCACTGTAACACTTACTAATACTATGGAATTGGGTTGAGGACTGTCCAATGggttattaaaacctggaaaggTTTGTGCAACTGGagaccagttaaaaaaaaaaaccccgggTAAAGCATAGTGaaacttaaaagtaaaaatgaaaggtgtgtttattagtaaaagtaagattaaggattaaacagctgtgtggacaaaagaaaaaacttgtttaatcagaaaaaaaggctttaatttgctaATGAGCATAAAGAgcagactttggagcaatgggtTGTTTCAAAGCGAAGCGGGTtatcagggtgagaagggaagcacatgaagcgatgcacccatcatgcattgtggcCATTATTGTCCACgcctctggaggcagttttATGATCTGAGGTTAGTCAGGACTAGACGTGTATGGGTTTATCACatgtatggagtttttcttcccagGCATCTTCCAGGacacaaattgtgaaagaggtGGTTCTACAGTAAAAGATCATTTTCTCACatgatttaattcatttatttattttttttgtccaggcacGTGCTCTTACTATGGTCATTCACACTTAAATAACAACCTACAGTCCAACAGTCGCAAGCTTTACCGTTATGCGTAAACATTTCAGTGCAGGGTTGACACATTACACAGATCCATATTCAGAATAATGatgtaaacaaatatatttgGGCTTTATTTGGATTATGTCAACTTTCCATAA
The DNA window shown above is from Clarias gariepinus isolate MV-2021 ecotype Netherlands chromosome 5, CGAR_prim_01v2, whole genome shotgun sequence and carries:
- the dcbld2 gene encoding discoidin, CUB and LCCL domain-containing protein 2 — encoded protein: MEAPLMLGRGGAGGAASFALSAVVLLLSVRGSRAQKGDGCGHTVLGAGSGSLASLGYPLSYPAHSVCEWEISESAGHTLLLRVADLDIDTHNCQVSYLRLFDGIGAGRTEIVKFCHGDVSGPREVNSSSHQVTVQFMSGPRSLGRGFFLSYASSQQPDLISCLEKGNNFTEAEFSKFCPAGCLTDFGEVSGTIPHGYRDSSSLCLAGIHAGVVSNTLGGRVSVVSSTGIPHYDSTLANNVTSVGGNLSPSLFTFRTSGCYGTLGLESGVISDSQISVSSVWEWSRHGDKPSLWAPSGARLKKPGLPWAAASSDTKQWVQVDLKKKKRVTGIITTGSALHDYQFHVSAYRVQYSTDGQDWTAYQEAGSNQDKVFQGNTNYLQEVRNNFIPPIEARFIRVTPVQWHQRIALKMELLGCQVPAATPRMFNPVPGYPKRNTVPPLQERTTYTPNVRNTTVPPHSHNEVALVAVLVPVLVVVLTAPVALLVCAWLWKSRKSPEVTYDLPHWDRTVWWKSMKQLLPSKLDGEECVRYSATARAEHQRPRVEPAEYAQPLVSGTMASLGQRSTFKPEEGADPEYDAPLTPEQYHAYAEPLPASGTEYAIPITIDRANHISGGTLPFRGRGLVARTDSDHSGSSMYDTPKSTSDQTACPDGQIYQVPQNTNSSPCQEID